One Plasmodium berghei ANKA genome assembly, chromosome: 13 genomic region harbors:
- a CDS encoding V-type H(+)-translocating pyrophosphatase, putative, whose amino-acid sequence MNELYCIIFGPPALGLLFSVIECISISRINIGASDDKLDKVENGQVKIEKMKEIASYISEGANSFLSKEYQYLIVFMILFSGLLSWFINYYTAISFAIGCITSIICGYIGMKIAVYANVRTTSETWKSLDKGFKVTLNAGTVMGFSLVSLSIISLGVLIFAYKTLLQFSDDTALYKAIAGFGLGGSSIALFSRVGGGIYTKAADVGADLSGKNEYGIPEDDIRNPACIADNVGDNVGDMAGMGADLFGSLAESLCASLVIGSSILSLPENMASFDVNYCIMFPLFFSSASIISSMLTFFLVTKLVRVTGKAGVERTLKYLLFISTIFQSLTIFAIGQYCLPPVLRYDVLKEIPNWKIIVPALVGLWSGLIIGFTTEFYTSYSFSPVQEIANTQKISAATGIIYGLSLGYKSTFIPIVCLSVALGVSYIFCEVYGVALAAVGMLSTLCICLTIDAYGPISDNAGGIAEMAGLPSEVREKTDILDAAGNTTAAIGKGFAIGSAALVAFALFGAYASSAKVRHVNILNPWVIIGLLIGSMLPYLFSALTMKSVAIAANSVLNECLEQFPLILANKQKPDYDKCIKISTDASLRQMILPGLISVTFPLIIGMLMGKYATAGLLIGIILSGIQLAFSSTNSGGAWDNAKKYIESGALGTDHCKGSNAHKNSVIGDTVGDPLKDTSGPSINILIKLSAIISLVFAGLISTHFTSKTGGPIWL is encoded by the coding sequence ATGAATGAGCTTTATTGCATAATATTTGGTCCTCCCGCTCTCggattattattttcagtTATAGAATGCATATCAATATCCAGAATAAATATTGGTGCATCCGATGATAAGCTCGATAAAGTTGAAAATGGACAAGtcaaaattgaaaaaatgaaagaaatTGCTTCTTATATTTCAGAAGGAGCAAATTCCTTTTTATCTAAGGAATATCAATATTTAATAGTTTTtatgatattattttctggATTATTATCTTGGTTTATTAATTACTATACCGCTATAAGTTTTGCCATAGGATGTATAACATCTATAATATGTGGTTATATTGGTATGAAAATTGCCGTTTATGCTAACGTTAGAACTACAAGTGAAACATGGAAAAGTTTAGATAAGGGATTCAAAGTTACATTAAATGCGGGAACAGTTATGGGATTTTCGTTAGTTTCTCTTAGTATAATATCATTAGGAGTATTGATTTTTGCATATAAAACACTATTGCAATTCAGTGATGATACAGCTCTGTATAAAGCTATAGCTGGATTTGGCTTAGGAGGTTCATCGATTGCTTTATTTTCAAGAGTTGGTGGTGGTATATATACTAAGGCAGCTGATGTCGGAGCAGATTTGTCaggaaaaaatgaatatggTATACCAGAAGATGATATTAGAAACCCTGCATGTATAGCAGATAATGTTGGAGATAATGTTGGTGATATGGCTGGTATGGGTGCTGATTTATTTGGTTCATTAGCAGAAAGTTTATGTGCATCATTGGTTATAGGATCATCTATATTAAGCTTGCCAGAAAATATGGCATCTTTTGATGTAAATTATTGTATCATGtttccattatttttttctagcGCTAGTATTATTAGTAGTATgcttacattttttttggtaACAAAATTAGTTAGGGTTACTGGAAAAGCAGGAGTTGAAAGaacattaaaatatttattatttatatcaacTATATTCCAATCACTAACTATTTTTGCAATCGGACAATATTGTTTACCACCAGTTTTAAGATATGACgtattaaaagaaataccTAACTGGAAAATTATCGTTCCAGCTTTAGTTGGTTTATGGTCTGGATTAATAATTGGATTTACTACAGAATTTTATACATCTTATTCATTTAGCCCAGTTCAAGAAATTGCaaatacacaaaaaatatcagCTGCAACAGGAATTATTTATGGTTTATCACTTGGATATAAGAGTACATTTATTCCAATTGTTTGTTTAAGCGTTGCACTTGGTGtttcttatattttctgTGAAGTTTATGGAGTAGCATTAGCCGCAGTAGGTATGCTAAGTACATTGTGTATATGCTTAACTATTGATGCATATGGACCAATATCAGATAATGCCGGTGGTATTGCAGAAATGGCTGGTTTACCATCTGAAGTTAGAGAAAAAACTGATATCCTTGATGCAGCAGGAAATACAACAGCGGCTATTGGAAAGGGATTTGCTATTGGATCAGCCGCATTAGTTGCTTTTGCCTTATTCGGTGCATACGCAAGTAGTGCAAAAGTACGACAcgttaatatattaaatccATGGGTTATTATTGGTTTACTTATTGGATCTATGCTACCATACTTATTTTCTGCATTAACAATGAAATCAGTTGCAATTGCAGCTAATAGTGTTTTGAATGAATGCTTAGAACAATTTCCATTAATCTTAgcaaataaacaaaaaccAGATTATGATAAATGTATCAAAATATCAACTGATGCATCATTAAGACAAATGATATTACCAGGTTTAATATCTGTTACATTTCCTTTAATTATTGGTATGTTAATGGGAAAATATGCAACAGCAGGATTATTAATAggtattattttatcagGCATACAGCTAGCTTTTTCATCAACCAATTCTGGTGGTGCTTGGGATAATgcaaagaaatatattgaatCCGGAGCTTTAGGAACAGACCATTGCAAAGGTTCAAATGCTCATAAAAATTCAGTTATTGGAGATACAGTTGGTGATCCCTTAAAAGACACATCTGGACCATCCATTaacattttaattaaattgtCAGCAATTATTTCACTTGTCTTCGCTGGACTTATTTCCACACATTTTACTTCCAAAACTGGAGGCCCAATATGGTTGTAA
- a CDS encoding signal peptide peptidase, putative, which yields MNLLKLIGKNKKMKNHDKRNSAIYYSCYAIIVLTIILSRFIVIPLILQMTLYTFITIYIGSHESIRQLEADDKTQKTDHITTYDAIMFPIIGSAALLTLYFAYKFLDPYYVNLLLTVYLTMAGVFSLQSVFSTVLEPFFPKIFKKDEFVKTINAPKFISKDPIVFNTNKGEIMSLIVCFIIGARWIFYKDFVTHNILAISFCFQALSLVILSNFVIGFILLSGLFVYDIFWVFGNDVMVTVAKSFEAPVKLLFPVSLDPLHYSMLGLGDIIIPGILISLCLRFDYYLHRNKIHKGNVKKMFNDISIHESFKKYYFYTITVFYQAGLILTYCMLFYFEHAQPALLYLVPACILAIVGCALFKKEFKIMIKYQEITDKSSNADDGKKKTLEKEETLKSQESIMSVTKRKINAK from the exons ATGAATTTACTAAAGTTAATTggaaagaataaaaaaatgaagaatcACGACAAGCGGAATTCAGCAATATACTACTCGTGTTATGCAATTATAG TTTTAACTATAATTTTGTCGAGGTTTATTGTGATACCCTTAATACTACAAATGACTTTATACACATTTATAACGATATATATCGGAAGCCATGAAAGCATAAGACAATTGGAA GCGGATGATAAAACCCAAAAGACTGACCATATAACGACATATGATGCAATAATGTTTCCAATTATTGGATCAGCTGCTTTATTAACACT GTATTTTGCCTACAAGTTTTTAGATCCATATTATGTGAATCTGTTGCTAACCGTTTATTTAACAATGGCAGGAGTATTTTCTCTGCAAAGCGTTTTCTCGACTGTTTTg GAACCCTTTTTTCCaaaaatttttaagaaaGATGAATTTGTTAAAACTATTAATGCTCCAAAGTTTATTTCAAAGG aTCCAATTGTatttaatacaaataaaggAGAAATTATGAGTTTGATTGTTTGTTTCATAATTGGTGCACGATGGATATTTTACAAAGACTTTGTTACACACAACATTTTAGCAATTTCCTTTTGCTTCCAA GCACTCTCATTGGTCATTTTAAGCAACTTCGTAATTGGATTCATACTATTA TCTGGATTATTCGtgtatgatatattttggGTCTTTGGAAATGACGTTATGGTTACTGTTGCAAAg tcATTTGAAGCTCCTGTAAAACTATTGTTTCCAGTGTCGTTAGATCCATTGCATTATAGCATGCTTGGTTTAGGAGATATAATTATTCCAGGAATTTTAATATCTTTATGCTTACGttttgattattatttgcatagaaataaaatacataaagGAAATGTTAAGAAAATGTTTAATGATATATCTATTCATGAATCTTTcaagaaatattatttttatacaataACAGTATTTTATCAAGCAGGTTTAATATTAACATATTGTATGctcttttattttgaacATGCTCAGCCAGCTTTATTGTATTTAGTACCTGCTTGTATATTGGCCATAGTAGGATGCGCATTATTCAAAAaagaatttaaaataatgattAAATATCAAGAAATTACAGATAAAAGCTCAAATGCAGATGACGGAAAGAAAAAGACCCTCgaaaaagaagaaacaCTTAAAAGCCAAGAATCAATTATGTCAGTTacgaaaagaaaaattaatgctAAATAA
- a CDS encoding vacuolar protein sorting-associated protein 4, putative encodes MDSEETINLAVKYAKDAVVEDEKKNYKEALNLYIQSLQYFNYFCKYEKNDNIRELILKKMEVYITRAADLKEIINKKETIETKEKVGASEEAKENMKKQIKDFILNKDQNVKWSDVCGLETAKEILKEAVIFPLKFPKLFNSSALPYKGILLYGPPGTGKTFLALACANECNMNFFNVSSSDLVSKYQGESEKYIRCLFDTAKEYSPAIIFIDEIDSLCGSRTDGENESTRRIKTEFLISMSGLNNYKNNIIVMGATNTPWSLDSGFRRRFEKRIYIPLPNLYARMKIFEKYINKAKSNDQNEENNAMSHNITNEDIKNFANITENYTGADIDIICRDAIYMPVKKCLLSKFFKQVKKNNKIYYMPCSPGDPDPTKIEKNVMSINENELLLPPLSLQDFKIAISNSKPSLSLDDLKRYEEWTNLYGMSGI; translated from the coding sequence atggaCTCAGAAGAGACAATTAATTTGGCAGTAAAATATGCAAAGGACGCAGTTGTAGAAgatgaaaagaaaaattataaagaagccttaaatttatatatacaaagtttgcaatattttaattatttttgcaaatatgaaaaaaatgataatattagagaattgattttaaaaaaaatggaagtATATATTACTAGGGCTGCagatttaaaagaaattattaataaaaaagagaCAATAGAAACAAAAGAAAAGGTTGGTGCTTCTGAAGAAgcaaaagaaaatatgaaaaaacaaataaaagattttatattaaataaagatCAAAATGTAAAATGGTCTGATGTATGTGGTTTAGAAACAgcaaaagaaatattaaaagaagCAGTCATATTCCCTTTAAAATTcccaaaattatttaattcatcCGCACTACCATATAAaggtatattattatatggcCCACCAGGAACAGGAAAAACATTTCTAGCATTAGCCTGCGCTAATGAATGtaatatgaatttttttaatgtatcATCTTCTGACCTTGTTAGTAAATATCAAGGAGAAAGTGAAAAATACATTCGATGCTTATTTGATACAGCTAAAGAATATTCACCagcaattatttttatcgaTGAAATTGATTCTTTATGTGGATCAAGAACAGACGGTGAAAACGAATCGACGAGGAGAATAAAAACagaatttttaataagtATGAGTGGGTTGaacaattataaaaataatattattgttatgGGTGCAACAAATACGCCATGGTCTTTGGATAGTGGTTTCAGGCGAAGATTTGAGAAAAGAATTTACATCCCTCTTCCAAATTTATATGCaagaatgaaaatatttgaaaaatatattaataaagcGAAATCTAATGACCAAAACGAGGAAAATAATGCTATGTCTCATAATATTACTAATGaagatattaaaaattttgcTAATATAACTGAAAATTATACTGGTGCTGACATCGACATTATTTGTAGAGatgctatatatatgccAGTAAAGAAATGTCTtctttcaaaattttttaagcaagtcaaaaaaaataataaaatttattatatgccATGTTCTCCAGGGGATCCTGACCCCacaaaaattgaaaaaaatgtaatgagcataaatgaaaatgaattattattaccgCCCTTGAGTTTGCAAGATTTTAAAATTGCTATATCTAATTCAAAGCCTTCTTTGTCATTGGATGATTTAAAAAGGTATGAAGAGTGGACAAATCTTTACGGAATGAGTggtatttaa
- a CDS encoding MA3 domain-containing protein, putative produces MDSNKRKSKKLNLLKDQNFLTKKYVDMNDPIYDSELEDENCFFTVVNAEEIEYSQKVNKMKSKMFEDLSILTFEEFEKKCDLLISNFFTSYNFKEFIENLKELNENKYNDYLVLQLIKKSFDRDDECQINVSCLLNLLSITKLINQEQVHRAFEKILLSLDDIKLDCPLCYEIFLKYLRFSTLDNVIDKNYIFKLPTMFFDSLNIQDIDESSLGIENGKINGEISTFPDDGNIKEKKQDSCNNLDDKPEDRENDDMYEQNNEDVEEKKKTKDEIWKDTLYWVLELNIKEMEKEKKNFKKKSRDFLCDFFNDGNIDEVIEFLNNTNSLFHYEFIRISIIESFSKNNICRKFISYLLDNLSETYYFKNDIIIAFIRIIGYIDDYEIDFPNSKEMICKFLLRCIHDDVLYPAFLSDIYKLHIGGVTGMMICNKTQQRIIDKKKKNLNNINYIWDEDDTYEKMKLKRKINNTLLEYFYLYIDEEEFYLYLDEFLPSYHDLCNYVVKKIFVLNVDINNDINLSLKLVQFLVNKNFISKKNIEEGIQEVINSLRDIILDIPKYPEELKKIITHLLEKYYISNEVFENALKEIQTFNI; encoded by the coding sequence atggattcaaataaaagaaaaagtaAGAAACTTAACTTGCTAAAGGATCAAAACTTTTTGACGAAGAAATATGTAGACATGAACGATCCAATATATGATAGTGAATTAGAAGAtgaaaattgtttttttactGTTGTAAATGCAGAGGAAATTGAATATTCTCAAAAAGTAAATAAGATGAAAAGTAAGATGTTTGAAGATCTTAGTATATTAACTTTTGAAGagtttgaaaaaaaatgcgatttattaattagcaatttttttacaagttataattttaaagagtttattgaaaatttaaaagaattaaatgaaaataagtATAATGATTATTTAGTTTTacaattaattaaaaaatcgTTTGATCGAGATGATGAGTGCCAAATAAATGTATCATgcttattaaatttattaagtattactaaattaataaatcaaGAGCAAGTACATAGAGcctttgaaaaaatattattaagtttagatgatataaaattagATTGCCCATTATGTTATGAAatctttttaaaatatcttAGATTTAGTACTTTAGATAATgtaattgataaaaattacatatttaaattgCCTACAATGTTTTTTGATAGCTTAAACATCCAAGATATCGATGAAAGTTCGTTGGGTATCGAAAATGGTAAAATTAATGGCGAGATTTCAACCTTTCCTGATGatggaaatataaaagaaaaaaaacaagatAGTTGTAATAATTTAGACGATAAACCAGAAGATAGGGAAAATGACGATATgtatgaacaaaataatgaagatgtagaagaaaagaaaaaaacaaaagatGAAATATGGAAAGATACACTATATTGGGTCTtagaattaaatataaaagaaatggaaaaagaaaaaaaaaattttaaaaagaaatcAAGAGATTTCTTATGcgatttttttaatgatgGAAATATAGATGAAGTtattgaatttttaaacaatACAAATAGTTTATTTCATTACGAATTTATTAGAATAAGTATAATAGAATCatttagtaaaaataatatatgtcGAAAATTTATATCGTATTTATTGGATAATTTAAGTGaaacttattattttaaaaatgatattattatagCATTTATTCGAATTATTGGATATATAGATGATTATGAAATAGATTTCCCTAATTCAAAAGAAATGAtatgtaaatttttattaagaTGTATTCATGATGATGTATTATATCCCGCTTTTCTAAGtgatatatacaaattacATATTGGAGGCGTGACTGGTATGATGATATGCAATAAAACACAACAAAGGATTATtgataaaaagaaaaaaaacttaaataatataaattatatatgggATGAAGATGATacatatgaaaaaatgaaattaaaaagaaaaattaataatacttTATTAGAATAtttctatttatatatagatgAAGAAGAATTCTATTTATATCTTGATGAATTTTTGCCATCTTATCATGATTTATGTAATTAcgttgttaaaaaaatatttgtactGAATGttgatattaataatgatattaatTTGTCCTTGAAATTAGTTCAATTTCtggtaaataaaaattttatatcaaaaaaaaatattgaagaaGGCATACAAGAGGTTATAAATTCATTAAGAGACATTATTTTGGATATACCTAAATACCCAGAagaattgaaaaaaattataacgCATTTACtcgaaaaatattatatatcaaaCGAAGTTTTTGAGAATGCTCTCAAAGAAATCCAAACCttcaatatataa
- a CDS encoding thioredoxin 1, putative, whose amino-acid sequence MVKIVNSLADFESSISQNEIVIADFFAEWCGPCKRIAPFYEESSKKYTKIVFIKVNVDEASEVTEKENITSMPTFKVYKNGVAVETLMGANEGALKNLIEKYAS is encoded by the exons ATGGTTAAAATCGTTAATAGCTTAGCAG ATTTCGAATCTTCCATTTCTCAAAACGAAATAGTTATCGCCGATTTCTTTGCCGAATGGTGTGGACCTTGCAAAAGAATAGCTCCCTTTTATGAAGAatcatcaaaaaaatacacaaaaATCGTTTTTATAAAAGTAAATGTGGATGAAGCCTCTGAAGTTacagaaaaagaaaatattactTCGATGCCAACTTTTAAAGTTTACAAAAACGGTGTTGCTGTAGAGACATTGATGGGAGCCAATGAGGGAGCTTTGAAAAATCTCATTGAGAAATATGCATCATAA